The window GGGCTGGCCGTGCAAACATGGTTCAATCCAAGCAGACTTGCCAGTTTGCCACTGACATTTAGCAGAAGACCGGCCCAGGGCCAGCATCaatctcggcggcggcggcggcggcggaatggCGAAGGTCAGCGAGTCCGCGGCGAAGTCTGCGTCCACCgcggcccctcctccccctcccgctTCCGCGCCGCCTTCGAGGCCGAAGGCGAAGCACCGGCTGGAGGTCGAGGGGTACCCCGTGGAGGGCGTCTCCATCGGCGGCCAGGAGACCTGCGTCATCTTCCCCACGCTGAGCCTCGCCTTCGACATCGGCCGGTGCCCGCAGCGCGCCGTCTCGCAGGAGTTCCTCTTCGTCTCCCACGGGCACCTCGACCACATCGGGGGCCTCCCCATGTACGTGGCCACGCGGGGGCTCTTCAGGCTGCGCCCGCCCACCATCTTCGTCCCGGCGTGCCTCCGGGACCTCGTGGAGCGGCTCTTCGAGGTGCACCGCGCCATAGACCAGTCCGAGCTCAAGCACAACCTGGTCCCCCTCGAGGTCGGGGAGGAGTACGAGTTCAGGAGGGACCTCAAGGTCAGGGCTTTCAGGACCTACCACGTCATACCCAGCCAGGTGGGCAAATTGCTTCGGTTACTGTCACTCCTTGAATCTTGGAGGCATTGACCCGTTATGTATAACCTTGCAATGCTTGAATCGGGGTGTGGGTGCAGGGGTATGTGATATACTCGGTGAAGCAGAAGCTCAAGCAGGAGTTCATTGGCCTCCCGGGGAACGAGATCAAGCGGCTCAAGTTATCAGGTGTGGAGGTGTGTCTGTCTTGGTGGCTCTGGAGTTCAAATTCATGCGCAGTCTAGCAGCATGTTGATGTGGTATGTGTTTATACGTCCCCCTTACCATTCACCTACTTGTAATTTGCAGATCACGAATACGGTGTCGACCCCTGAAATTGCTTTCACGGGAGATACAACATCAGATTTCATTCTTGATCCAGATAATGCAGACGTGCTGGCAGCAAAAATTCTTGTTGTGGAGGTATCTCGTCATTACTTCTCTCTTTACAGCTAAGCTCTCCGATTGAAACATGTGACCAATTTTTTATGGCATTAGCAGCAACTAGCAGCCTTACTTAGGATTTTAGGAACACGTTCCATTTCCAAGCTGAATGTTTTATTTTCTGTAGTCTGTACGATTTTGATAGTGAAATGTGTCCTCTGAATTTCAGAGTACTTTTCTAGATGACTCCATTCCTGTTGAGCATGCAAGAGAATATGGGCACACACACTTATTTGAGGTATTTTGTTAAGCTGTTATTTGGGATATTCCAAACTTGCTTCAACTTCCAAAATGTCAAATACTAGTGTTTATGGTCAAGTTTATTTTTGGCAAAGCAGATAGCAAGCCAGTCTGACAAGCTTGGAAACAAAGCTATTCTACTCATTCACTTTTCTGCTCGTTATACTACAGAGGTGGGCTGACATCTAACCGTTGTTTCAGTTCTATCTTCTGAAATGCCATGGCCAGCTTCATTTTTTCTCTGTTATTCAACTCCATTTTGATTACTATTTGCCTATTAGGTATATCCTAGCCCCATTCATATTTAAGATGCTTTGTGTGCACATGGCTATCCATGTTTCAGTTCTAATGGGCTTCACCTTCAAGGTTTTGTTCTAATCAGCAGCACCGACATGCTCATCTCTTTTCTACTTTAGAATTGTACGTCTGATGAAAAAATATATGTTAGTTTTCTTGTTGTTATTTTATTCTCTTAGAAATTTGGCCTATTTGTTTTGCATTCTTTGCGACTAAACCATTTGATTCTATGGCTCTTCTATGAAGACTTTCTTTGACTGAATCATTGAAACTAAATCTCATGAGATGTGACTGCCTCTATTTGCAGGAAATTGATGCAGCAATAAACAGATTGCCACCGTCATTCCGAAGCAGAGTTTATGCGTTGAAGGAAGGCTTCTAAAGAAACATGAACGGACAAATCTGCAATGACATTTTCTGGATGTCATTGCGGATGCTACTGCAGCAATCATCTGGGCATCTGGCAAATGTGaggaatcttttttttttccagtaGTCAATGCTTGTTTTACTCATATGATATTGGAACAATGGAATTGTGAAATGTGGAACAACCCATGTTAgcagcatttattttatttccttttcttcAGAATCAGTTAGCTTCTTTCTGAACATGAACAATTTATATTACATGAATACATGTGAATTTCGACAAAAGAATGGTTAATGTTGTACAGATTCATATAAATATTACCGCTGGGATGTAAACAATTCATAGTTCATCTGAAGATATAGGCGATACCTGCATCCATTCCTACTAGCATGTTCGTGCCCCCTcattgtaataaataataaaCACAGACCAACATGCTTTCACTCAGTGTGCTTCCTGACCTTCTCATAAAACCTGCAAGGTTCTCACTCACAGGAAAAATGTGTGCTGTAGATATCAACAGATGAACAGTGTAGTTTACATATCCTGGACCACCATTTTTTTGTGATGTATCCGTATAGTGGATTACAGGAGTATGGAGACCGAGGGCACTGCATCCAACCACACCGGACTAGAATTGGCATGACTATCATAGCTTGGCTTGCAAATGAGCTTCCTCATGAAACAGAACCAATATGCATGAATCGAAGACATGTGCAACAGAATCAGCAACGTTAACGAATGGCATGGATCACAGAACCAGTCACAGATTTGTCTTCACAATGCTACTTTACCTCTGAGGTGACTTCTAAGCAGTCTGAAGTTGTCTAAGAATTACTGATGTCCAAACTCTTAGCGATTCTGATGCGCACAGCTCGGCCAGCCAGATCTTCGTTGTGTGTTGCCAACTTTTGAGGAAGAGTCGTCTGTATGGAGTCTTGACAGGTTGCCTGTAAAGTTGAAGAGGATCATGCATGAAGCCATCAAGTGGAAACAGGATTAGTTCCACTGAAGCCTCAGGTAGAAAAATGAGCTTAGGCTTGTACATACTTCAATTACATTTTCAGTCTAGACACTGAACTTAGAAAGCTGTCATACAGTGATGCTAGCGATCCTGAAATGTGGGGATAAGGTCGATCGATAAGCCGTAGTCCGTGGATCTCCGTATAAAGCTTACCCAGTAATGGTGCCATTTATGCTGACAAGATGTCTGCAAACTCATATAGCCTTCAAAACACCCAAAGAGGGAAAATTAATACCTCATGAATGAAATCGACAATATTCTAGATATATTCTCTTTTGTTTCTGTTTGACGTGTCGACGTTTCATTCCTTCAATGGCCTACGCCGGTCTGGGTGATGTATAGGAGGGCCTTTTTTTAATAGCGTCTGCCAAAAACTACATTGCCCAAGTAAAGTAAAACAGAGCACCCCTGTTACGCCCAAGATCGGTGCTGaccatgtactccctccatttcgtAAAAGGTGCAATTCTGCGTTTAAAaagaaacatataaaaaatGCAATCCTATAAATTGAATCTCAGCTACCTACCTAACAAAGTAGTTAGATTTGATTTACAAGCAAAAATTAACTACATGTGCCTCAATCTTTCCACTCTAATATATTTTTACAAGCAAACACACGATTGAATATATTGTCATCATGAGAGCACAACAGAATACATTTAGCAATGACATCATATTGCCTCTCTTTttgacaattatttttcatgccttcACTCACTACTCTCCAAATATTTAGACCCAAAGCTTGGAGCTAAGATTGCATTAAAATcgtccatcgttggaagccggTGTCGTCGAATCGTAGAGGAGGTCCTAAAGTATCAATCCCTTCCCAGATGAgttaactcactaggcggtgaaatCTAACCGTTCCTATGAGCCGGTTTTCACAATTTGCTAATGGAATTGACATTTCTTTGCAAAAGAAGTGAGCCCCGTCtctaataccaattgaaaggaatCAGTGCTCTTAGCCTAATAGAggaagggggtgaattaggcaactaaaaacattaacctatggctccaactaaattgcgcaaaacataaactaaaacataccatctaaatgtgcaactatggttcaactagtgtgaaaccctcatcctaaaaaaagttttgtaatCTATAGCCAATCATAGCTTGATGTTACTATGAGAAAGTAAAGGCGCACAAGTAGCAAATATGAAATGAGGAAACGTAAAggaggggatgagaggaagtGAACTCTTGACACAAGGATGTATTCCGTGGTATTGGTAGGCATTAAGCTACTCttagtccacgttgttgaagcactcactaagagtatcatttttcggccaccaagtctctttcaGAACCCTTAACTTGCCACTAAGGCTAGGCCACCAAGGCTCACCCCAAGTTCCCGGTCATCTTGATCACACTTTCCATTAGATCATAACCACGAAAgttgggggtctccacgtcccgcGTACAAAGATGTCGAtgctgctccacaccaagctggATGGTCAAAGACGTAGGCAGCGAGCAACCAAAGCTTCAAGGAGCCGGCACACCGAGGTACAAGCTTGGTTCACTCCTAGAATCAGCCACAAGGCAACTACACCTTTCACACACACTCAAACctgagctaacctagcactctcactcacaaagcttgtgctaaatcTAAgaatttgatcaattggctcgTGGATGGCCTGCAAACATTCTTCAATGTGTGTGTGGTTTCTCTAGATTCCAacaacctcaaatgacccggggTGAGGCCTATATATAGAccaccaactcaagagagccgttactagccaTTGTGCCAAAATCGCATGTAGTGTCGGTTCAATCAGTCATATGTGTCACTTAAACGGGTTACACACAGTCTGatactagccgttggaccttcTGACAGCTACTGATGCTGATGTGGATGCACCAACGCTTGCACCGACATCGCGTCGGTTAAATCAGTCTCCATGACTTGTGCCCCAACACCTCTCTGGATAATGCCAGCATCATTGTACTGACACCTCTTGATTGCACCGTCGGTTTAATGGGTCGCACTAGGTCTTCTTCACTTGGCCTTCACTTGCGctgtccaatgcaccgatgctctcTAATTGCATCCCATCAATTTAACCGGTTAGGTCTTTCCTGTTGCACCTATGCATCCAATGCTTAGACTAATGCATTTACATATGGGCCGTAGGTTTAACGGGTCAAGCCAACATTTGCAGTCCGAAACTCACCagagaacatctccaagccaccaTTGAGCTTAGTGATCACATCTATAGGTTTTAGcgcaagctttgtgagtgttaatACTAGAATTAGCTCTTGAGAGACtgtgagagcaaggtgttgcTGACTTGTGTGCTAGTTCttgagtgaaccacacttgtgcTCGCTGTGCCAACCCCTTGGAGCCTTTTGGTGGCTCATCGGGAAATCTTCGACCCTCGGGTTTGGTGTGGAGTGGTGTtaacatctttgtgcggggggcaTGGAGATCCCCATCCTTCATACAGAAGCTCTATTGGCGTCCAGACCCAgtggtccggcaccaactagtgagaTGCTGCGTGGTTCCTCATcctggatggttgatgcaaaaGATAACACAGGAACGcatgggtttatcctggttccggccgcggggccgtacgtccagcaagggtgtgcgagggcactgtactaTTCTGCACCGGGGtgtttgtagtagggggtacaagcaaggcgagagagggagggaagctcccaagtctctactagatgattgaggcgagtgccaataccGAGCGATTGAAGCTAAGGGTCTAATTGTTTACATGAGCGAGCGGGAGGGAGACGAATGAGCCAGAGAAGATAGagcccgcctcccccttttatagacacaaggg is drawn from Panicum virgatum strain AP13 chromosome 1N, P.virgatum_v5, whole genome shotgun sequence and contains these coding sequences:
- the LOC120655314 gene encoding nuclear ribonuclease Z-like; translated protein: MAKVSESAAKSASTAAPPPPPASAPPSRPKAKHRLEVEGYPVEGVSIGGQETCVIFPTLSLAFDIGRCPQRAVSQEFLFVSHGHLDHIGGLPMYVATRGLFRLRPPTIFVPACLRDLVERLFEVHRAIDQSELKHNLVPLEVGEEYEFRRDLKVRAFRTYHVIPSQGYVIYSVKQKLKQEFIGLPGNEIKRLKLSGVEITNTVSTPEIAFTGDTTSDFILDPDNADVLAAKILVVESTFLDDSIPVEHAREYGHTHLFEIASQSDKLGNKAILLIHFSARYTTEEIDAAINRLPPSFRSRVYALKEGF